Part of the Candidatus Tumulicola sp. genome is shown below.
GCCCCTAGCATTGATCTCCAAGGCGACCTCGCTCGATTGTGGATGCTGCGCAGAAGGGGTGAGCTTGCAGCCGCCATGGCCGGAGCCAATGATCAATGCGTGAAGACGGCGCTCGGTCTCGTGAAGTGAGCCGGCGTCGAGTGCGTACACCGGGATGGTGTAGACCTGGTCGTCACCGGCCATCGTCGATCAAGGACGACGCTCCCGAAGTTCTGCTATCGCTGGCCGAAGGCGTTGACGCTCGAGTGCGAGACATAGCCCGCTGCGAACTGCGAACGACCTACCACCCGGCAACGCTCGAGGGTTACGTCGAACAGGAAGCGGCCGGTGACCGGGTCTGGCGTTTCCTCGTTGAAGAGAAGCTGATCTGGTGCGTGCTCGACGCTCGATCGCAGCGCTCGTTGCTCGAGTTCGTTCTGGGAGGCCCCGGCGCGCCCACGCTCACTTCCGTCGAGCGCACGATTGTCTCCGAATCGCTGTCGTGTCTGCTGGGCGCCTCGAATCAAAAGATGACTGAAGAGCATCAGGAGCGCCCGCCGGCCAGGGGCATGTGGCGCTGCGGCATAGATGTCGTGGGCGCGCGGCCCGGCCGCTCGACGATTCAATTGTTTGCAGCAGCGGCGCTCGCGCCACCAACGCCGCCGCCGCAGCCCCTGCAGATACGCGCTGTGCCAATCGACCTTCGCGTTGAACTCGCACCCATGACCTTCGCGCTTCGCAGCATGCAAGAGTGGTGCCCCGGTTGCGTCATCCCAGTCGGGGCTTCCGGGCGATCGAAAGCCCAGTTGAAGGTAGATCGCATGCTCGTGGCCACAGGCGAACTCGGCATGTGCGATGGAAAACGCGCGGTCCGTCTGGCGAACTCCCCATGAGCACCTCTGTACGCAATGGTGACGTCCCCTCGGCGGAGGTGCACGCGCCGGAAGAACGGGCCCAATCGACTCGGCAATCCTTGGTTATAGCCGACATTGAAGTTGCGATCACCGTTCTGCTTGGATCGGCGCGATGCACGATCGGTGAGGTCATGGATTTCGCGCCCGGCGCCATCGTGCCGCTTAGCGCTCGTGCCAATGCGCCCGTGCACGTGCTTGTCAATGGGACCGCTCTGGCGGGTGGTGACATCGTAGAGCTTGAGGACGGTTCGCTCGCAGTCGAGATCGCCGAAATCTTCGATCGTCCGCGAACCGACAACCCGATAGCATGAACGACGTCCTCCACGTGGCGGGATCGTCTGGTCGTGGCTCGCCCGTCGAGCTGCTCGTGATGTTTTTCGGCTTGGGCCTCGTTCCACTCTTGGCGGTTTCCGTCACATCGTTCACCCGGATTGTGGTCGTGCTCGGTTTGCTACGGTCGGCACTTGGCTCCTCGGCTCTACCCCCGAACGCGGTTATCATCGCGCTCTCGCTGTTGCTGAGCGGCGCGGTGATGTCGCCGACGATCGCAGCGATTGACCACGCCGCGGTGCAACCGTATTTAGCGCACCGGGCGAGCACCGCTCAGGCGCTCGAACGGGGCACCGAGCCGCTCCGATCATTCATGGTTCGGCAAACTCGAGCATCCGACGTCGCAGCTTTTGCTCGCATGGCGCGAGTCCGCATCGCTGGCACCGCCGAGGCGCCCTTTCGAATCGTTGCGCCGGCCTTCATGATAAGCGAACTGCGCACGGCCTTTGCGATGGGCTTCGCGCTCGCGCTGCCCTTCGCCGTGATCGACGTCGTCGTCGCCGCGGTGATGATGTCGCTTGGGATGTTCATGGTCTCGCCCGCTTCGATCGCGCTGCCGCTCAAGTTGTTGCTTTTTGTCGTAGCGGACGGCTGGACGCTCGTGTGCGGTTCGTTGGTGGCGTCTTTTCGATAAGGGCTTAAGAGAGGCACGCAATGGAGGAAACCGCAGTGCGCCTTTTCGTGACGGCGCTCGAGGTCGCGCTTTTGTTGGCGGTGCCGCTCGTCGCTGTCGTGGCGCTCGTCGGTATCGTGATCGGCGTGCTTCAGACGGTCGTCCAAGTGCAAGATCAAAATGTGTCGTTCTTGCCCAAGCTCATAGCCATCGCCGCGGTGCTCTCGCTAGGTGGCGCGACCGGGCTTTCGCTGCTCGTGCGCTTGATGGTGAACGCGCTTGCGGCGCTGCCCAAAATGGTGGGGCACTGAGCCCGTCGGGAGGCCCTGTCGGCGCTGACCTGGCCGCCGCCTTCTGCGGCTGCGCGGCTTTCGCGGCGACGACGCCGCTGGTCGTCAAGGGAGCTGTGCCGTCGCTGATCCGAACCGCACTCGCGCTGACGCTAGCGCCGCTCGTGGCAGATGCGCATCCGTCTGCCGCGCAAAGCACGGCATGGCTTGACACTTTCCTGCGCCAAACGCCCCCTCTGGTGTTCACCGGAGCGGCTTGCGGCTTGTGCGCGGCGCTCGTCGCCAATGCAGCTTCGGCCGCCGGCGCAACGATCGACGCCGCACTTGCCTCGCCTCCGACCGGAGGAGCAAGGCTTTTCGGCTCCAGTCTTGGGCCATTCGGGTCGATATACGCGCTCGGCTACGCCGTCGCGATGTTCAGCGGCGGCGCAGCGACCCAGCTCATCAGTGTTTTCGTGGAAGCGGTGCGCGCGTCGGCTGGGCCCGCGCCAACCACAAGTTCGATGAGCGAAGTCGTCGATGCCGGCTTCCGCGCCGCACTTGGGCTTGCAGCGCCGGCTATCTTCGCTCAGACGATATCGGCGATCGTGTGTGCGGCGATCGCTCGGGTCGCGCCGCGATCAAACGGCATGCTGCTCGCCTCCGCAATGGGAAGTCTGCTGGCCATTGCCGGCGTGCTGGTGGGAATACGGGTCTTCTTCCCGGAGCTCATCGGCATCGCCGGCCGCAGCGTGGGCGCGACGCGCGCCCTTTTTCCGTGAACGAGGCGCAAGAACGCACCGAAGCGGCGACGCCAAAAAAACTCGCGCGTGCTCGCGCCCAGGGGCAAAATCCGTACAGCGCACTCGCTGTCGCCGCATTTACGGTTTCTGCGACAGCGCTGCCCTTTGCCGCGGTCCCGGCAGGCATGCGCACATGGGTCTTCATGTTTCGCCGGACGGTCGGCGCCGCTGCGGTGGCGTCGCGCGACCACGATGTCGCTGCTCTCTTCGCGGCGCTGCACGTCGCCTGGTCTCTGCGCGATCTTTGGATAGTCGCAGGCCTCGCCGCACTCGCGAGCTGGCTCGCAGCCACCATGATAGCGGCGGCATGCGGGGCGCTAGGGTATAGCCCAGGAGCGCTCCGACCGACGTGGAGACGTCTCGCCTGGTCTGCCGGTGTCGCGCAACTGCTCCCACGCGGCGCACCCATGCAGGTCATCATGATAGCCGTGTGCATCGCCGCGCTAGGCTGGGCGGCGGAACCGTGTGTGGCGTCGCTGATCGGGGCAGCGATGCTCGGCGCACCGTTCCCGGAGAGCGCGGCGGCGTTGGGAGAAGCGCTCAAGACGAGCTGGCAGCGAGCCGCGATTTCGCTCGGAATCGTCGCGCTAGCCGACGTCGTCATCCAGCGGCGCCGCTTCGCGGCGAATCTCAAGATGTCGATGCGCGAGTTGCGAGACGAACGCGCTGAGGCTGAGGGGCGGCCGGAAGTCAAATCTCGCCGAAGGTCGCTCGCTACGCGCGTTCGCGCCGTCGACATATCGGCGGTCCGCCGCGCCACCGCGGTGGTCACGAATCCCACGCACCTCGCCATCGCCTTGCGCTACGCGCCACCGGGGATCGACGTCCCGATCGTCGTCTCTCGGGGCGCCGATCTCGCCGCGCACGCTGTTCGCGCTGCCGCCGAACGGTACGCCGTTCCAATCGTTGAATCACCGGATTTAGCGCGCACCTTATACGCTCGCGCGGAGCACGGTGCGCCGATCCCTGAAGAGTGCTACGCCGCCGTCGCTGCGATCTTCATCTGGATCGTGCGCACGCGCGGCTCGCTCGCGGGCGCCGAGACGGACGCATGAAAGAACCCCAAACCTCAAGCGGTGTTGCGTTGGCGGTGGTGGTGCTGTCGATAATCGCAATGCTCGTCGTGCCGCTACCGCCCGCGCTTCTTGACGCGCTGCTCGCGCTCGATGTCATGGGTGCGGCTGCCGTGCTCGTGCTTGCGCTCATGGTGCCCGATCCGCTTGATCTCGCGGCCTTTCCGACGCTGCTGCTCGTAGCGACGCTATTCCGCTTGAGCTTGGACGTTTCGGCAACACGCTTGATCCTCACGCAAGGCGATCAAGCCGGTGGCGTCGGCACGGTCATCCCTGCGTTTGGCGACTTCGTCATGCGCGGCAATGTCGTCGTGGGCTTGCTCCTGTTCTGCATTCTCATCGTGGTACAGCTGGTCGTCGTCACCAATGGCGCGCAGCGCGTGGCCGAGGTCGCCGCGAGGTTCACGTTGGATGCCATGCCCGGCAAACAAATGGCCATCGACGCGGACCTGCACGCGGGCATCGTGGACGCGAGCGCTGCGCGAGCCCGCCGCCGAGCGATTCAAATGGAGGCCGACTTTTACGGCGCCATGGACGGCGCTGGGAAATTCGTCCGTGGCGACGCGATCGCCGCTTTGATCATCGTCGTGATCAACATCGTTGCCGGCATCGGTATCGGAGTGCTCGCCAAGCATCTCGATCTCAGTGCAGCGGCGCAAACCTACACGTTGCTCTCGATCGGGAACGCGTTGGCGACGACCCTGCCCGCGTTCTTGCTCTCCACGGCGATGGGTGTCATGGTCACGCGCGCCTCATCGGGGGACAGCGTGAGTGACGATCTCGCGCGGCAGATCTTACGCTACCCCGCCGCCCTGAGGCTGGTCGGCGCCACGATGCTCGGTCTCGCGCTGGTGCCCGGCTTGCCTCACATGGCGTTCGGCGCGCTGGGAGCGGCCGGAGTGATTGCGGGAGCGGCGGCCGGGCGCGCGCGCGAAAAGCGGCGCCGCGAGGAACTCGCCGCCGACTCTCGTCGCCGTCGGGTCGAGGCGGGTAAGCCGGAGAGCGCCGTCGCGCTGCTCGGCGTCGAGCAGTTAGGGATCGACGTCGGCGAAGCGCTGCTGCCGCTCTTAGACGAGCCGGCAGGGACCGCGCTCCTGCAAAGAATCGGGAACCTGCGCCGCGCGCTGGCGCTCGAACTGGGCATCGTGCTGCCGGGCGTGCACGTGCGCGACGACTTGCGCCTTCCATCGCGCGGTTTTGCGATTCGGGTGCGCGATCGCGTGGTGGCTCACGGTCAGATGTATCCCGATCGCGCGCTCGCGCTCGCATCGCCTGCCGCCCTCTCTCAGCTCCCAGGCGAGGCGACGCTCGATCCGGTCACCGGCGCGGCGTCGCGCTGGCTGCCTCCGGATGAGGCTCGGCAACAGGAAGCTGAGTCGCACGCCACGATCGTCGATCCAATCGCTGTGTTGACGAGCAAACTGGGCGCCGTCGCGCGCGCTCATGCTTCGGCGCTCCTCGGACGACAGGAAGTGCAACTGCTGCTCGATCACGTGCGGCGCACGCATCCGGCTGCGGTCAAAGGCGTTGTTCCCGAACTCGCCGGTCTTGGTCTGGTGCAGCGGGTTCTGCAGCATCTCGTGCGCGAGGGTGTCTCGATTCGCGACCTCGTCGTCGTGCTCGAGACGCTAGCCGACGAATCCGAGCACAGCAAAGATGCGTCGTCGATCGGCGAGGCCGCGCGACGCC
Proteins encoded:
- a CDS encoding FliM/FliN family flagellar motor C-terminal domain-containing protein, whose translation is MRDIARCELRTTYHPATLEGYVEQEAAGDRVWRFLVEEKLIWCVLDARSQRSLLEFVLGGPGAPTLTSVERTIVSESLSCLLGASNQKMTEEHQERPPARGMWRCGIDVVGARPGRSTIQLFAAAALAPPTPPPQPLQIRAVPIDLRVELAPMTFALRSMQEWCPGCVIPVGASGRSKAQLKVDRMLVATGELGMCDGKRAVRLANSP
- a CDS encoding FliM/FliN family flagellar motor switch protein, which translates into the protein MSTSVRNGDVPSAEVHAPEERAQSTRQSLVIADIEVAITVLLGSARCTIGEVMDFAPGAIVPLSARANAPVHVLVNGTALAGGDIVELEDGSLAVEIAEIFDRPRTDNPIA
- a CDS encoding flagellar type III secretion system pore protein FliP — encoded protein: MNDVLHVAGSSGRGSPVELLVMFFGLGLVPLLAVSVTSFTRIVVVLGLLRSALGSSALPPNAVIIALSLLLSGAVMSPTIAAIDHAAVQPYLAHRASTAQALERGTEPLRSFMVRQTRASDVAAFARMARVRIAGTAEAPFRIVAPAFMISELRTAFAMGFALALPFAVIDVVVAAVMMSLGMFMVSPASIALPLKLLLFVVADGWTLVCGSLVASFR
- a CDS encoding flagellar biosynthetic protein FliQ, whose product is MEETAVRLFVTALEVALLLAVPLVAVVALVGIVIGVLQTVVQVQDQNVSFLPKLIAIAAVLSLGGATGLSLLVRLMVNALAALPKMVGH
- a CDS encoding flagellar biosynthetic protein FliR; this translates as MAAAFCGCAAFAATTPLVVKGAVPSLIRTALALTLAPLVADAHPSAAQSTAWLDTFLRQTPPLVFTGAACGLCAALVANAASAAGATIDAALASPPTGGARLFGSSLGPFGSIYALGYAVAMFSGGAATQLISVFVEAVRASAGPAPTTSSMSEVVDAGFRAALGLAAPAIFAQTISAIVCAAIARVAPRSNGMLLASAMGSLLAIAGVLVGIRVFFPELIGIAGRSVGATRALFP
- a CDS encoding EscU/YscU/HrcU family type III secretion system export apparatus switch protein — its product is MNEAQERTEAATPKKLARARAQGQNPYSALAVAAFTVSATALPFAAVPAGMRTWVFMFRRTVGAAAVASRDHDVAALFAALHVAWSLRDLWIVAGLAALASWLAATMIAAACGALGYSPGALRPTWRRLAWSAGVAQLLPRGAPMQVIMIAVCIAALGWAAEPCVASLIGAAMLGAPFPESAAALGEALKTSWQRAAISLGIVALADVVIQRRRFAANLKMSMRELRDERAEAEGRPEVKSRRRSLATRVRAVDISAVRRATAVVTNPTHLAIALRYAPPGIDVPIVVSRGADLAAHAVRAAAERYAVPIVESPDLARTLYARAEHGAPIPEECYAAVAAIFIWIVRTRGSLAGAETDA
- a CDS encoding flagellar biosynthesis protein FlhA, with product MKEPQTSSGVALAVVVLSIIAMLVVPLPPALLDALLALDVMGAAAVLVLALMVPDPLDLAAFPTLLLVATLFRLSLDVSATRLILTQGDQAGGVGTVIPAFGDFVMRGNVVVGLLLFCILIVVQLVVVTNGAQRVAEVAARFTLDAMPGKQMAIDADLHAGIVDASAARARRRAIQMEADFYGAMDGAGKFVRGDAIAALIIVVINIVAGIGIGVLAKHLDLSAAAQTYTLLSIGNALATTLPAFLLSTAMGVMVTRASSGDSVSDDLARQILRYPAALRLVGATMLGLALVPGLPHMAFGALGAAGVIAGAAAGRAREKRRREELAADSRRRRVEAGKPESAVALLGVEQLGIDVGEALLPLLDEPAGTALLQRIGNLRRALALELGIVLPGVHVRDDLRLPSRGFAIRVRDRVVAHGQMYPDRALALASPAALSQLPGEATLDPVTGAASRWLPPDEARQQEAESHATIVDPIAVLTSKLGAVARAHASALLGRQEVQLLLDHVRRTHPAAVKGVVPELAGLGLVQRVLQHLVREGVSIRDLVVVLETLADESEHSKDASSIGEAARRRLAPAICAWLAGPADVIAVAALTAEAESNLSDSIVQTDRGPLLGLDAAHARKLHDSMRSCVERWNGRAVFVCTQPLRLPLARFVESASLDASILGLAEVAPGYTIEVKETVAIEPR